Proteins encoded together in one Shewanella oneidensis MR-1 window:
- a CDS encoding HDOD domain-containing protein has product MFNVLFVDDDSFMLRALLRLAKRLRPEWQFWTEEDGLNWAKSIPHNVNIDLIVCDYLMPDINGDSVLIEASKHFPLAIRALLTGDTTEEVVCKAGKAAHFVLSKPFNEQDIVQLLTCIERIHKLPFTHEVRAMLGASALLLPLPDIVQRVRKVLQDEQSEPTDIVDLIAHEPLITAKLLQLANSAFLGFSRATLSIEEAIIRLGVDLISAIISSIAIEQSATSIIDKSAQLRINEYAYQLALNAQKIANTLSLQKSKQEELFIAALMSVIGELIVSSRIWQDLFAAQFADWPTRKLIVAISAYLLTLWGYSEFLCDIILSSVEPEVSYTDHNLALLLCLANYATKYRGSIPEEILNKLPDEQIRQKLAHL; this is encoded by the coding sequence ATGTTTAATGTACTCTTTGTTGATGATGACAGTTTTATGCTCAGAGCACTCCTGCGGCTTGCTAAAAGACTCCGACCTGAATGGCAGTTTTGGACTGAGGAAGATGGTTTAAACTGGGCCAAATCCATTCCTCACAACGTAAACATAGATCTTATTGTCTGTGATTATTTAATGCCTGACATCAATGGCGATAGTGTGCTTATTGAGGCGTCAAAGCATTTTCCTTTAGCAATCAGGGCGCTGCTTACGGGTGACACCACGGAGGAGGTAGTATGCAAGGCGGGTAAAGCAGCCCATTTTGTGTTAAGTAAACCATTCAACGAGCAGGATATAGTGCAACTTTTAACCTGTATTGAACGAATTCATAAATTGCCATTCACTCATGAAGTGAGAGCGATGTTAGGTGCAAGTGCTTTGCTTTTGCCGTTGCCCGATATTGTGCAACGTGTCCGTAAGGTGCTGCAGGATGAACAGTCAGAACCTACAGATATTGTTGATCTTATTGCTCATGAGCCCTTAATTACCGCTAAACTACTACAACTGGCAAACTCTGCTTTTCTGGGCTTTAGCCGAGCAACCCTTTCAATTGAAGAAGCGATCATACGCTTAGGGGTAGACTTAATCAGCGCGATTATTAGTTCTATCGCCATTGAGCAGTCGGCTACCTCTATTATCGATAAGTCCGCACAACTTAGAATTAACGAATATGCTTATCAGCTAGCTCTCAACGCTCAAAAAATAGCTAACACGCTGAGTTTACAAAAGAGTAAGCAAGAAGAGTTATTTATTGCAGCATTGATGTCGGTCATCGGGGAATTGATCGTGTCATCACGCATTTGGCAAGATTTGTTTGCGGCTCAATTTGCTGATTGGCCTACAAGAAAACTCATTGTCGCGATATCGGCCTATCTTTTGACATTGTGGGGATATAGCGAATTCTTATGCGATATTATTTTATCCAGTGTTGAGCCTGAGGTCAGTTATACGGATCATAACCTTGCTCTATTACTGTGCTTGGCTAACTACGCCACTAAATATCGCGGTAGTATCCCTGAGGAAATTTTGAATAAATTGCCTGATGAGCAAATAAGGCAAAAATTAGCCCATCTCTAA
- a CDS encoding FIST signal transduction protein: protein MKILRHFLNATDPCMLQQHIRSIKQDEPANLAIAFGNIDAIVHLSQATEITQLATSWVVTSSCIAAFSDIAAEDNQNHLAILQFYDPQGSYGVASKQSSIDSIIEDSQQALTLALNAANRPGELPAFIWCSQSPGLEEGLLAGIRQLVGNNVPVFGGTAADNDVSGHWCMFDGQQTITTGFIIAVLFPSTPINYFFSSGYETTRHTAIVTSASGRKLHTLNHQPAASVYNQWRTMMALPTLANGPVLAQSTFNPLGRVILDNDEQMTLLSHPAFIYGDGTMELFSEVYQGEQLTFMHGNQTLLIQRAQTVTHFATQQLHDLYDSKPLAAIVIFCAGCMLAIKNETSQVRQGVENALGNVPFIGGFTFGEQGRFADGVNRHGNLMISAIIFGHPNE from the coding sequence ATGAAAATCCTGCGACACTTTTTAAATGCGACAGATCCTTGTATGTTGCAGCAACACATTCGTTCAATTAAACAGGATGAACCCGCTAACTTAGCGATCGCATTCGGTAATATAGACGCCATTGTTCACCTGTCACAGGCAACTGAAATAACTCAGTTGGCAACCTCTTGGGTAGTGACAAGCTCCTGTATTGCAGCATTTTCCGATATCGCTGCTGAAGACAACCAAAATCATTTAGCTATTTTGCAATTTTATGATCCACAAGGAAGTTATGGCGTTGCAAGTAAGCAAAGCTCAATCGATAGCATTATCGAAGACAGCCAACAGGCGCTTACCCTCGCATTAAACGCCGCAAACAGACCCGGTGAATTACCAGCGTTTATTTGGTGTAGCCAATCGCCAGGTCTAGAAGAAGGTTTACTTGCAGGAATACGGCAATTGGTTGGCAACAATGTCCCCGTATTTGGTGGCACGGCTGCTGATAATGATGTTTCTGGCCACTGGTGTATGTTCGATGGTCAACAAACTATCACGACAGGTTTTATTATTGCGGTACTTTTTCCGTCAACACCGATTAATTATTTTTTTAGCAGTGGTTATGAAACAACCCGTCATACCGCTATTGTGACGTCCGCAAGCGGCAGAAAATTACACACATTAAATCACCAACCGGCGGCCAGTGTTTATAATCAATGGCGAACCATGATGGCATTACCCACACTGGCAAATGGTCCAGTGCTGGCGCAGAGCACCTTTAATCCCCTCGGGCGGGTTATTTTAGATAATGATGAGCAAATGACATTACTCAGTCACCCAGCTTTCATTTATGGGGATGGCACGATGGAATTGTTCTCAGAAGTATACCAAGGGGAGCAACTGACATTTATGCATGGTAATCAAACACTCTTGATCCAACGCGCGCAAACGGTAACCCACTTTGCGACCCAACAATTGCACGATCTATACGATAGTAAACCGTTAGCCGCAATTGTGATTTTTTGTGCTGGTTGCATGCTCGCGATAAAAAATGAAACGAGTCAAGTGAGACAAGGTGTTGAAAACGCATTAGGAAACGTCCCCTTTATTGGTGGGTTCACCTTCGGTGAACAAGGTCGATTTGCCGACGGTGTGAATCGTCATGGCAATCTGATGATCTCAGCAATCATATTTGGACACCCTAATGAGTAA
- a CDS encoding ATP-binding protein: MLAMIKTYNKSIKRHRLLFLLYCITVGLLANLSVVAIPIAVPLNVGNVAILVILARLGPLWALVCFAFVTYPLPSDIAIILTIVQVILFGFYINQKNSSIIKISIAYVAIVFIANKFLLPEAITDNQISLLTFTSLSTALFIWTIKATNLLLSLYVNNEQLRKQSLQHQLSYRVGLYTAIPATLLITLGLNGVTNLHLVKQMAYYQNEVNELNKNIEEKLKNYSNKIETIAKLTDIEVTKRILMQLVSQSPEFISALITDTNGTVNKFYKKDINDDRIAKASVADRAYFYEVKKTMSTYISDTFTGRSLGEDQLFAVSTPIIDNNQFNGVLQLAIKLDSLLEVFNLPNDSISHRILIDNSGKKVWGNNISGDVGSIWIRPKHSEPMQKAFLEKSLFNPLEPIIFSQDAHHLIISNQVGATDWKLYFFIDTDELTLDFSIYYLLSLLLITLILEISVQFSKRFVKHYTQALELLVDYTQQWDGKSTTKKNLNFTQSALEIDTLAHSFVNMQRRVAGAHHAIISTMNEVKLLNEALEERVEKRTKELEQERDKANQLAAVKARFLANMSHEIRTPITIIKGFTEQILPNTQGEVHNALCKIEQNTLHLQNVINDILDAAKIDEGKMTIAEQTVAIIPLLNSLSDSMKFLARTKNLTTELNIDIADIEHIITDPFRLKQILLNFISNAVKFTPKGTVKLVANITNADELCIAVIDKGIGISDQQASTLFEAFTQADSSTSRDFGGTGLGLFISKQLADAMFIKLHMQSELGVGSCFSVTLPESKIIKNLTEFSKNEKKIEHTTPDWKNYHVLIVDDVEDIRELIDIYLKDTEIAVDFAQNGQQAIQLVEKSHYDLVILDQQMPIMDGFTAAKAIREFNKSIPLLLLSADILDTEPHQKSPFNKTIAKPFTKNQLIETIRLFIVDNSISTKKVNEEDEDELTIEYLHTLPNVLLLLEKLVKCEDRTHLEHELHKLKGTSACLGLIAISHCAANLHNLLKERMIKLNELDDISLAVKNALKEKE, from the coding sequence ATGTTAGCGATGATTAAAACATATAACAAATCAATTAAAAGACACCGATTATTGTTTTTACTTTACTGCATTACTGTTGGCTTGTTAGCAAATTTATCTGTAGTAGCTATTCCTATAGCAGTCCCTTTAAATGTTGGTAATGTTGCCATCTTGGTTATATTAGCCCGTTTAGGTCCACTATGGGCTCTAGTATGCTTTGCTTTTGTAACGTACCCACTACCGTCAGATATAGCAATCATTCTTACTATTGTTCAGGTAATACTATTTGGATTCTATATAAATCAAAAAAATAGCAGCATCATTAAAATATCCATAGCTTACGTTGCAATAGTCTTTATAGCCAACAAATTTTTATTACCAGAAGCTATTACAGATAATCAAATATCTTTACTAACATTTACATCATTATCAACTGCATTATTTATTTGGACCATTAAAGCTACAAACTTACTACTTTCCTTATATGTCAATAATGAGCAATTAAGAAAACAGTCATTACAGCACCAACTATCATATAGAGTGGGATTATATACAGCGATCCCTGCAACATTATTAATCACACTTGGACTAAATGGAGTAACTAATTTACATCTAGTAAAGCAAATGGCTTATTATCAAAATGAAGTTAACGAACTCAATAAAAATATAGAAGAAAAATTAAAAAACTATTCTAACAAGATTGAAACCATTGCAAAGCTAACGGACATAGAAGTAACTAAACGTATTTTAATGCAACTTGTAAGTCAATCGCCAGAATTTATTTCAGCACTTATCACCGATACAAACGGAACTGTAAATAAATTTTACAAAAAAGATATTAACGATGATAGGATTGCCAAGGCGAGCGTTGCTGACAGAGCTTATTTTTACGAAGTAAAGAAAACAATGTCGACTTATATTAGCGATACTTTTACTGGAAGGTCCTTAGGAGAGGACCAACTATTCGCAGTCAGCACACCAATTATTGATAACAATCAGTTCAACGGTGTTTTACAATTAGCCATAAAATTAGATTCACTATTAGAAGTATTTAACTTACCTAATGATAGTATATCTCACCGAATCCTCATTGATAATTCAGGTAAAAAAGTTTGGGGAAATAATATCAGCGGAGATGTAGGAAGTATATGGATTCGCCCAAAACACAGTGAACCGATGCAAAAGGCTTTTCTTGAAAAAAGTCTATTTAACCCACTTGAACCAATCATTTTTAGCCAAGATGCACATCATCTTATCATTAGTAATCAAGTTGGTGCAACAGATTGGAAGCTATATTTTTTTATTGACACTGATGAGTTAACTTTAGACTTTTCAATTTATTATTTACTTTCATTATTGCTGATTACTTTAATATTGGAAATATCTGTTCAATTTTCAAAGCGCTTTGTGAAACACTATACACAAGCATTAGAACTATTAGTTGATTATACTCAGCAGTGGGATGGTAAAAGCACCACAAAGAAAAATTTAAACTTTACACAATCAGCACTCGAAATCGATACCTTAGCTCACAGCTTCGTCAACATGCAACGAAGAGTCGCAGGTGCTCATCATGCAATTATATCAACAATGAATGAAGTCAAACTTCTTAATGAAGCATTAGAAGAAAGAGTTGAAAAACGAACAAAAGAATTAGAACAAGAACGCGATAAAGCTAACCAGCTAGCAGCAGTAAAAGCACGCTTTTTAGCTAATATGAGTCATGAAATCCGTACACCAATTACTATTATCAAGGGCTTTACTGAACAAATTTTACCCAACACTCAAGGTGAGGTACATAATGCTCTTTGCAAAATAGAACAAAATACTTTACATCTCCAAAATGTTATCAATGACATTCTGGATGCGGCTAAAATTGATGAAGGGAAAATGACTATTGCAGAACAAACTGTTGCCATTATTCCTTTATTGAATAGCCTCAGTGATTCTATGAAATTTTTAGCAAGAACGAAAAACTTAACTACAGAACTGAATATCGACATTGCTGATATTGAACATATAATAACAGACCCATTCAGACTTAAACAAATACTGCTAAACTTTATTAGCAATGCTGTAAAATTCACACCTAAAGGTACGGTAAAACTGGTAGCAAATATAACGAATGCAGATGAGTTATGTATAGCTGTTATTGATAAAGGAATTGGTATTTCAGATCAGCAAGCATCGACGTTATTCGAGGCTTTTACGCAAGCCGACTCAAGTACCAGTCGAGATTTTGGTGGTACAGGTTTAGGATTATTCATCAGTAAACAATTAGCTGATGCAATGTTTATCAAACTCCATATGCAAAGCGAGCTAGGAGTCGGATCATGTTTTTCAGTCACGCTCCCTGAAAGCAAAATCATAAAAAATTTAACTGAGTTTTCTAAAAATGAGAAAAAGATTGAGCACACGACACCAGACTGGAAAAATTACCATGTACTAATTGTTGATGATGTAGAGGATATTAGAGAGTTAATTGATATCTACCTAAAAGATACAGAAATTGCTGTCGATTTTGCTCAAAATGGTCAGCAAGCCATTCAGTTAGTAGAAAAATCACATTATGATTTAGTCATTTTAGATCAACAAATGCCTATTATGGATGGATTCACGGCTGCAAAAGCGATTCGAGAATTTAATAAAAGTATCCCACTATTACTATTAAGTGCCGATATTCTTGATACAGAACCCCATCAAAAAAGTCCATTTAATAAAACTATAGCCAAACCATTCACTAAAAATCAGTTGATAGAGACAATTAGACTTTTTATAGTTGATAATTCTATCTCTACAAAAAAGGTAAATGAGGAGGACGAGGATGAGTTAACAATAGAGTACTTACATACATTACCCAATGTATTATTATTATTAGAAAAGCTGGTTAAATGTGAAGACAGAACTCATTTAGAACATGAATTACATAAACTGAAAGGAACAAGTGCTTGTTTAGGACTAATTGCTATTTCTCATTGTGCTGCAAATCTTCACAATTTACTTAAAGAGCGGATGATAAAACTAAATGAGCTTGATGACATATCATTGGCTGTAAAAAATGCTCTCAAAGAAAAAGAATAA
- a CDS encoding EAL domain-containing protein, protein MDKSLLLVDDDVGILKALTRLLTRSGYSVKTAQSGEEALTLLLNYDCKVVLTDFRMPYMDGGQLLSKIKRLYPDIVSLVISGYSDFESVKSLLNAGSAYRFLQKPWEDDELLGEIANAFTHYAKHLFQHQSQKMLLASPDALIEISHPNHIVQANITARKLLGSSMIEGRSLDEFLVETDRQRLQEQALAVGQSMSIRLINHTELEVSCRLAGPYGLVLCLNPVTDGELLNTAVELPSLLNYQQLISVIEQYLDSNCSAVLVVIKIRSFELWSRMIGYSEAQRTIEDIALQLLNSMGARGELALLANEQFVLCLPDVASEIDALQKAASIIDPVTGKANLMSSKLDYAVSYCLIPEDGDEPRTVLNNLLLGNLMMAEDPVRMFMRYDQQAIERKKHQISLNQALFHAVQQRQLFLNFQPKFDFAKYTLSGCEALIRWQHPEFGMVSPALFIPLAEQHGQMVDIGYWVLKTAFITAAKWRSQGIHFGKMAINISGRQLMEPDFIHWIKHHIQLTGVEPTDLEFELTETFLLNNLDDCAITLKTFAELGISIAIDDFGTGYSSLSYLNKLPINVLKIDRSLVLDIESNLNTESLVANVVRLAHDLNMKVVVEGIETLDQLNIVKVLGCDVVQGYCISKPQSEEEYLALLTSFESLSATMG, encoded by the coding sequence ATGGATAAATCTTTACTGTTAGTCGATGACGATGTTGGCATTTTAAAGGCTTTAACACGCTTGTTAACTCGTTCAGGCTATTCAGTAAAGACAGCCCAAAGTGGCGAGGAAGCGCTAACCCTATTACTCAATTATGACTGCAAAGTGGTGTTGACCGATTTTAGAATGCCCTATATGGACGGTGGTCAGCTACTTTCTAAAATCAAACGGTTATATCCTGATATAGTGTCGCTGGTGATCAGTGGTTATTCTGATTTTGAGTCGGTTAAATCATTGCTCAATGCGGGAAGCGCATATCGCTTTTTACAAAAACCTTGGGAGGATGATGAACTACTTGGTGAAATCGCCAATGCATTTACCCACTACGCTAAGCACTTGTTTCAACACCAATCTCAAAAAATGCTGCTGGCAAGTCCCGATGCCTTAATCGAAATATCCCATCCTAATCACATTGTGCAAGCCAATATCACGGCCAGAAAACTGTTAGGTTCATCAATGATCGAAGGTCGTTCATTAGATGAGTTTTTGGTTGAAACGGACAGGCAAAGGCTGCAGGAGCAGGCATTGGCTGTTGGCCAAAGTATGTCGATAAGGCTAATAAATCATACTGAATTAGAAGTGAGTTGTCGTTTAGCTGGCCCGTATGGCCTCGTTTTGTGTTTAAATCCCGTGACCGATGGAGAGTTGCTAAACACTGCAGTTGAACTTCCATCTCTATTAAATTATCAACAACTTATCTCTGTTATTGAACAATATCTCGACTCCAACTGTTCTGCAGTGCTTGTTGTCATCAAGATCAGAAGTTTTGAACTTTGGAGTCGAATGATTGGCTATTCGGAAGCACAGCGAACCATTGAAGACATCGCATTGCAGCTACTCAACTCCATGGGCGCGCGAGGGGAGCTTGCGTTACTAGCAAATGAACAATTTGTACTTTGTCTGCCGGATGTTGCATCAGAAATAGATGCTTTACAGAAGGCGGCATCAATCATTGATCCTGTGACAGGCAAAGCCAACCTGATGTCATCTAAGCTGGATTATGCGGTCAGCTATTGCCTTATTCCCGAAGATGGTGATGAGCCTCGTACGGTGTTGAATAATTTATTACTGGGTAATTTGATGATGGCTGAAGACCCAGTGCGAATGTTCATGCGTTATGATCAGCAAGCGATTGAACGGAAAAAACACCAAATCTCTTTAAATCAGGCGTTATTTCATGCGGTGCAACAACGTCAATTGTTCCTCAATTTTCAGCCAAAATTTGATTTTGCCAAATATACTTTGTCTGGGTGCGAAGCCTTGATACGTTGGCAGCATCCTGAATTTGGCATGGTTTCACCGGCGTTATTTATCCCTTTAGCTGAGCAACATGGTCAAATGGTCGACATTGGCTATTGGGTGCTTAAAACGGCTTTTATCACCGCCGCGAAATGGCGTAGTCAAGGCATCCATTTTGGCAAAATGGCCATTAACATCTCTGGCAGACAACTAATGGAGCCCGATTTTATCCACTGGATAAAACACCATATTCAGCTTACGGGTGTTGAGCCAACCGATTTGGAATTTGAGTTAACAGAAACATTTTTGCTAAATAATCTTGATGATTGTGCTATTACCCTTAAAACATTTGCAGAATTAGGCATCAGCATTGCGATAGATGATTTTGGCACAGGTTACTCTTCTTTGAGTTATCTGAATAAACTGCCTATCAATGTGCTAAAAATTGACCGTTCACTCGTGCTCGATATTGAGAGTAACTTGAATACAGAAAGTTTAGTCGCGAATGTGGTTAGGTTGGCACATGATCTGAATATGAAAGTGGTTGTCGAGGGTATTGAAACATTGGATCAACTCAATATTGTCAAAGTCTTAGGTTGTGATGTCGTTCAAGGATACTGCATCTCAAAACCGCAATCTGAAGAGGAGTATTTAGCGCTATTGACTTCTTTTGAAAGTCTTTCAGCAACAATGGGTTAG
- a CDS encoding HD domain-containing phosphohydrolase, translating into MPTPSESTLPLILCVDDEASILKSLQRLFIGKDLQILLADSGSKALELMLEHRVNVIITDMRMPNMTGAEFLAKAAILQPDAYRILMTGYADLASTVSAINLGKIHRYVQKPWDNQELLTVVDEGLALCHLIRQNKQLTAKVATQNKQLKELNSSLEETVLKRTEQLKQTLLKFKHLAGERQKDEAATLEVLYNIIVSYPPLSGELARKISATCEYLAKALKLPSELVNTVTKAGLFSEIGKIALPTKIAETAYTDLYNRERRLFNEHPLHAEEILLPAQHLSEMSLIIANQLERYNGGGEPAQKAGNDIPLGSRILAVARDFWLHVEGRYDGNKMSMIDAFDAIQLHQGSYYDPTIVNALSILVASEDADIANRARRGLEVSALKAGMKLKQNLYNLKHILLLPEGHVLTPASLEKLSKYQLKHKEQLLVEIETTEGEKH; encoded by the coding sequence ATGCCAACACCATCTGAAAGCACTCTGCCATTGATTCTATGTGTAGACGATGAAGCCAGTATTCTAAAGTCGCTACAGCGACTCTTTATCGGTAAGGATCTGCAGATCTTGTTAGCTGATAGCGGTAGTAAAGCCTTAGAGCTGATGCTAGAGCATAGAGTAAATGTGATCATCACCGATATGCGAATGCCGAATATGACGGGTGCAGAATTTCTGGCAAAAGCCGCTATTTTACAACCCGATGCCTACCGCATTTTAATGACAGGCTATGCCGACCTTGCCTCCACTGTCTCGGCAATCAATCTTGGAAAGATCCATCGATACGTTCAAAAGCCTTGGGATAATCAAGAGTTGTTGACCGTGGTAGACGAAGGATTAGCGCTCTGCCACTTAATTCGTCAAAACAAGCAACTTACTGCCAAAGTCGCCACACAAAATAAGCAGTTAAAGGAACTCAATAGTTCCCTCGAGGAAACTGTCCTAAAACGAACGGAGCAACTTAAACAAACACTTTTAAAATTTAAACACCTAGCAGGTGAAAGGCAAAAGGATGAAGCCGCCACCTTAGAAGTACTTTACAACATCATCGTAAGTTATCCCCCACTCAGTGGTGAACTGGCCCGTAAAATCAGTGCCACCTGTGAATATCTCGCAAAAGCCTTGAAATTACCCTCTGAGCTGGTCAATACCGTCACAAAAGCTGGGCTATTTTCAGAAATAGGCAAAATAGCGCTACCCACCAAGATCGCAGAAACCGCTTATACCGATCTCTATAATCGTGAACGTCGACTATTTAATGAGCACCCCCTACATGCCGAAGAAATTTTATTACCAGCGCAGCATTTAAGCGAAATGTCGCTCATCATTGCCAATCAATTAGAACGTTACAATGGTGGAGGAGAACCAGCACAAAAAGCAGGAAACGATATCCCGCTAGGTTCTCGAATATTGGCAGTGGCGAGAGATTTTTGGCTACATGTAGAGGGCAGATACGATGGCAACAAAATGAGTATGATTGATGCATTTGACGCTATACAGCTCCATCAAGGGAGTTATTACGACCCTACGATAGTCAACGCATTATCTATCTTAGTTGCTTCTGAAGATGCAGACATAGCCAATAGAGCCCGAAGAGGACTGGAAGTCAGTGCACTCAAGGCAGGAATGAAATTAAAGCAAAATCTGTACAACCTTAAACACATCCTTCTCTTACCAGAAGGCCATGTGCTCACTCCTGCTTCCCTTGAAAAATTATCGAAATATCAGCTAAAACATAAGGAGCAATTGCTGGTGGAAATAGAGACCACTGAGGGCGAAAAACATTAA
- a CDS encoding response regulator, whose translation MKTLKPSDIAQYCDVHQRTVSRWIAKGQLKGHKLPGRGNYRVLVEDFISFLHQQNMPMPEAFLASNNNELTVDKKSILIIDDELSMRNALRRALQSTPFTILTAQDGFQAGVKVIAEKPDLILLDLSLPGLDGFEVIQFIRQRPDLAKLKILVLSGLSSIELAESIRLGADDAIAKPFDNHDLLDRVNMLLS comes from the coding sequence ATGAAAACGCTCAAGCCAAGCGATATCGCCCAATATTGCGATGTTCATCAACGCACTGTTAGCCGCTGGATTGCTAAAGGTCAATTAAAGGGGCACAAGTTACCGGGGCGGGGTAATTATCGAGTCTTGGTAGAAGACTTTATTAGTTTCTTACATCAACAAAACATGCCCATGCCAGAGGCATTTTTAGCCTCAAATAATAATGAGTTAACGGTTGATAAAAAGTCTATCCTTATTATTGATGATGAGTTATCAATGAGAAATGCACTTAGGCGGGCATTGCAATCGACGCCTTTTACGATTTTAACGGCACAGGATGGCTTTCAAGCTGGGGTTAAAGTTATTGCTGAAAAACCAGATTTAATCCTTCTTGACTTGTCTTTGCCTGGATTGGATGGTTTTGAGGTAATCCAGTTTATTCGGCAACGACCGGATTTAGCAAAGCTTAAAATTTTAGTGTTATCAGGGCTTTCATCAATTGAGCTAGCGGAGTCAATCAGATTAGGAGCCGATGACGCAATAGCAAAGCCTTTTGATAATCATGATCTATTGGACAGAGTAAATATGCTATTAAGCTAG
- a CDS encoding sensor histidine kinase, with protein MSKNEQQHELLMQLKVENQKLLEFKKLNNLMLKTLKAFTNNKEQSTPFRSLFELIAQELKPVVQLLITCNHENDSFYIVSSTDEMLIGRHFQLDDTVNSKPEQSIFSQSTVFFNLNLTPKWPASLKGLLPNAASALIQPVKIASRCYAIVLVINEVNGFDAEAKSVMSNYSSFIASTLTLMEYRHIAAERDTLFAQQKRIEQSMARQGKLAAIGQLAAGVAHELNNPLGFIYSNLNTFELYLKDINTFLMEVCNSHPNAIKLYNKHNLDFILKDSSELINESLAGARRARDIIKNLRNFSHPDENTISTINILELITDTVRIANTQVKKHARIKINHDLHHAFTQGNATQLSQVILNLINNAHHSIKHQHGLIEISINKFNNWINIEIEDNGCGIDDTDIPHIFEPFFTTKEIGQGTGLGLSISRAIIEQHNGCIALVHTGLKGTKFVISLPESNHVSDD; from the coding sequence ATGAGTAAAAATGAACAGCAACACGAATTGCTGATGCAATTAAAAGTAGAAAATCAAAAGCTTTTAGAGTTTAAAAAGCTCAATAACCTAATGCTAAAAACCCTGAAAGCATTTACCAATAACAAAGAACAATCAACGCCCTTTCGTTCATTATTTGAATTAATTGCACAGGAGTTAAAACCCGTTGTGCAATTGTTAATCACCTGCAACCATGAAAATGATAGTTTTTATATCGTATCAAGTACCGATGAAATGCTCATAGGACGACACTTTCAATTAGATGATACAGTTAATAGCAAACCTGAGCAGAGTATATTTAGTCAATCAACAGTATTTTTTAACCTCAATTTAACACCAAAGTGGCCAGCGTCATTAAAAGGATTATTACCGAATGCTGCCTCTGCATTAATACAACCAGTGAAGATCGCCAGTCGCTGCTATGCCATCGTGTTAGTGATAAATGAAGTCAATGGCTTTGATGCCGAAGCTAAATCTGTGATGTCAAACTACAGCAGTTTTATCGCGAGTACGCTTACACTGATGGAATATCGGCATATTGCCGCTGAGCGTGATACTTTATTTGCGCAACAAAAACGCATCGAGCAAAGCATGGCAAGACAGGGAAAACTTGCTGCAATAGGACAACTTGCAGCGGGTGTTGCCCACGAACTAAATAACCCATTAGGATTTATTTACAGTAACTTAAATACTTTTGAATTGTATTTAAAAGATATAAACACTTTTTTAATGGAAGTATGTAACTCCCACCCTAATGCAATAAAACTTTATAATAAACATAACTTAGACTTCATATTAAAAGACAGCAGCGAACTTATCAACGAAAGTTTAGCAGGTGCAAGACGAGCAAGAGACATCATTAAAAACCTACGAAACTTCTCACATCCAGATGAAAATACAATATCAACAATAAACATTTTAGAGCTTATTACAGATACAGTAAGGATAGCAAATACTCAAGTTAAAAAACATGCAAGAATAAAAATAAATCATGATTTGCATCATGCATTCACTCAAGGTAACGCAACTCAACTGAGTCAAGTTATATTGAACTTAATAAATAATGCTCATCACTCCATTAAACACCAACATGGTTTAATTGAGATTAGCATCAACAAGTTTAATAACTGGATAAATATCGAAATCGAGGACAATGGCTGTGGCATTGACGATACTGACATCCCCCATATATTTGAACCGTTTTTTACAACAAAAGAAATCGGGCAAGGTACTGGATTAGGCCTATCGATTTCAAGAGCCATAATAGAACAACACAATGGATGTATTGCCCTAGTTCATACAGGTTTGAAGGGGACTAAATTTGTCATAAGCTTACCGGAGTCTAATCATGTTAGCGATGATTAA